In Pseudomonas hamedanensis, a single window of DNA contains:
- a CDS encoding amino acid ABC transporter permease — protein sequence MTFDYAFILSTLPAFLKAVGVTLQVGFIAIGTSLLVALLNATILVLRTPYLHRLVGVYVELARNTPLLIQLFFVYFALPALGIKVSGFTAAIITMTFLGGAYLTEVLRAGVDAVPQAQLESGRSIGLSRGQLLRYVILPQAGILSLPSLFANFIFLLKETTVVSAVAVPEILYTTKSYIALYYKTYEMLAVLTLICVLLFLPLSLLLSRLERRLQHGQFGS from the coding sequence ATGACTTTCGATTACGCGTTTATTCTCAGCACCCTGCCGGCCTTTCTCAAAGCCGTAGGCGTGACGCTGCAGGTCGGATTCATCGCGATCGGCACTTCGCTGCTGGTGGCGCTGCTCAATGCGACGATTCTGGTGTTGCGCACGCCTTATCTGCACAGGCTGGTCGGTGTGTACGTCGAGCTGGCGCGCAATACGCCATTGCTGATCCAGCTGTTTTTCGTTTACTTCGCGCTGCCGGCTCTGGGCATCAAGGTCTCCGGGTTTACGGCAGCGATCATCACCATGACCTTCCTCGGCGGTGCTTATCTCACCGAAGTGCTGCGTGCCGGCGTCGATGCGGTGCCCCAGGCACAACTGGAATCCGGCCGCTCGATCGGCTTGTCCCGCGGTCAATTGCTGCGCTACGTGATCCTGCCGCAAGCGGGAATCCTCAGCCTGCCGTCGCTGTTCGCCAATTTCATATTCCTGCTCAAGGAAACCACCGTAGTCTCGGCGGTGGCGGTGCCGGAAATTCTCTACACCACCAAGAGCTACATTGCGCTCTATTACAAAACCTACGAAATGCTCGCCGTGTTGACGCTGATCTGCGTGTTGTTGTTTCTGCCGCTGTCGCTGCTGCTCAGCCGCCTGGAAAGGAGGCTCCAGCATGGCCAGTTCGGGTCTTGA
- a CDS encoding efflux RND transporter periplasmic adaptor subunit — translation MKRFGLLCMALILTACSEKEAAPEPVRPVLSVKVEALSEENLGRFAGSIQARYESNTGFRVGGRIASRNVDVGAEVQKGTLLATLDPSDQQNQLRSAQGDLARVQAQLINAQASARRQQALFDRGVGAQAQLDVANTDLKTTQASLDQARAAVNQSKDQLSYTELRADHKAVVTAWNAEAGQVVTAGQQVVTLAQPDIKEAVIDLPDTLVDQLPDDVVFSVAAQLDPSIHTTAIIREIEPQAQSATRTRRARLTLTDTPDGFRLGTAISVTLSSAIKPRIELPATALQEVEGKARIWVIDTQSKTVSPRDVTVISRTDSSVVLAGGVKDGERVVSAGVNSLKPGQSVKLDEDSQ, via the coding sequence ATGAAGCGTTTCGGGCTGTTGTGCATGGCGCTGATACTCACCGCCTGCTCGGAAAAGGAAGCCGCGCCGGAGCCGGTGCGGCCGGTGCTGTCGGTCAAGGTCGAAGCCTTGAGCGAGGAAAATCTCGGCCGCTTTGCCGGGAGCATCCAGGCGCGCTACGAAAGCAATACCGGTTTCCGCGTCGGCGGGCGTATCGCCAGTCGTAACGTCGATGTCGGCGCCGAGGTGCAGAAGGGCACGTTGCTTGCGACCCTCGATCCGTCCGATCAGCAAAACCAGTTGCGCTCGGCTCAGGGCGATCTGGCCAGGGTCCAGGCGCAACTGATCAACGCGCAAGCCAGTGCACGGCGGCAGCAGGCGCTGTTCGATCGCGGCGTCGGCGCCCAGGCGCAACTGGACGTTGCCAACACGGATCTGAAAACCACCCAGGCTTCTCTGGACCAGGCCCGCGCGGCGGTCAACCAGAGCAAGGACCAACTCAGTTACACCGAACTGCGTGCCGACCACAAAGCGGTGGTCACCGCTTGGAACGCCGAGGCCGGGCAGGTGGTGACGGCGGGGCAGCAAGTGGTGACGCTGGCGCAACCGGACATCAAGGAGGCGGTGATCGACCTGCCCGACACGCTGGTCGATCAGCTTCCCGACGACGTGGTGTTTTCGGTCGCTGCACAGCTCGACCCGAGCATCCACACCACGGCGATCATCCGCGAGATCGAACCCCAGGCACAGAGCGCCACGCGTACCCGCCGCGCACGTCTGACCCTGACCGATACACCGGACGGTTTTCGCCTCGGCACCGCAATCAGTGTGACCCTCAGCTCAGCGATCAAACCGCGTATCGAGTTACCCGCCACGGCGTTGCAGGAGGTCGAGGGCAAAGCGCGGATCTGGGTGATCGATACCCAGAGCAAAACCGTCAGCCCTCGCGACGTCACGGTCATCAGCCGCACCGACAGCAGCGTGGTACTGGCCGGCGGTGTGAAGGATGGCGAGCGCGTGGTCAGCGCCGGCGTCAACAGTCTCAAACCCGGACAATCGGTAAAACTTGACGAGGACAGTCAATGA
- a CDS encoding sigma 54-interacting transcriptional regulator: MSFETFGQPLLTFPDAEKSPLSIRAKALVFVDPRSRQLREELEQLAPRSLSVLIRGETGTGKELLARHIHRASDRSGLFVSVNCGAISPTYADAELFGYAAGSYSGSASSRAGWFGSANGGTLYLDEIGDLPLPIQIKLLAALENHEVTRVGAPQPSPVDVRLVAATSIDLAQAVDAGKFHERLYHYLSEGHLELPALRARTGDILPLAEYFLGIYSQRLALPVPLISEAAQHVLEQHAWPGNTRELENVIHFALLVSTGDEILPEHLNLPEASAPPLHIERLVKQINIGGSAAERKALKELLIRLSEGL; the protein is encoded by the coding sequence ATGAGTTTCGAAACGTTCGGCCAGCCGTTGCTGACCTTTCCCGATGCGGAAAAAAGCCCCCTGAGCATTCGCGCCAAGGCGCTGGTGTTTGTCGATCCGCGCTCGCGTCAGTTGCGCGAAGAACTCGAACAATTGGCACCGCGCTCGCTTTCCGTATTGATTCGCGGCGAGACCGGCACCGGTAAAGAACTGCTCGCCCGGCATATCCACCGCGCCAGTGATCGCAGCGGTCTGTTCGTCTCGGTCAACTGCGGGGCCATCAGCCCGACCTACGCCGATGCCGAATTGTTCGGCTATGCCGCCGGCAGCTACAGCGGTTCGGCCAGCAGTCGCGCTGGCTGGTTCGGTTCGGCCAATGGTGGCACTTTGTACCTGGATGAAATCGGCGACTTGCCGCTGCCGATCCAGATCAAATTGCTTGCGGCGCTGGAAAATCACGAAGTAACCCGCGTCGGCGCGCCTCAGCCGAGCCCGGTGGATGTCCGTCTGGTCGCAGCGACCAGCATCGATCTGGCCCAGGCTGTGGACGCCGGAAAATTCCACGAGCGGCTCTATCACTACCTCAGCGAGGGCCATCTGGAATTGCCGGCGTTGCGTGCGCGAACCGGCGATATCTTGCCTCTGGCCGAGTATTTCCTCGGCATCTACAGCCAGCGCCTCGCCTTGCCTGTGCCGTTGATCAGCGAAGCGGCGCAGCACGTGCTTGAGCAACATGCCTGGCCGGGCAATACCCGCGAGCTGGAAAACGTCATTCACTTCGCCCTGTTGGTCAGCACTGGCGATGAGATCCTGCCGGAGCATCTCAATCTGCCCGAAGCGTCTGCGCCGCCGCTTCACATCGAACGTCTGGTGAAGCAAATCAACATCGGCGGCAGCGCTGCTGAGCGTAAGGCATTGAAAGAGCTCCTGATTCGCTTGAGCGAGGGGCTGTGA
- the tauC gene encoding taurine ABC transporter permease TauC, with translation MSSYDVSAATVKTPSVILPVRRSLSTRWISLLTLFALLAIWWAVTATGLIEPLFLPPPSAVLQKGWLLATSGYMDSTLWQHLGASLSRIGLGLVFAILTAVPVGIAIGANRIARGVLDPLIEFYRPIPPLAYLPLIVIWCGIGELSKVLLIYLAIFAPIAIATATGVRTVDPAKLRAAQSLGATRAQLIRHVILPSALPDILTGVRIGLGVGWSTLVAAELIAATSGLGFMVQSAAQFLVTDVVVLGILVIALIAFAMEMGLRALQRKLVPWHGQAH, from the coding sequence ATGAGCAGTTACGACGTAAGCGCTGCGACGGTAAAGACGCCTTCGGTGATCCTCCCTGTGCGCCGCAGCCTGAGTACACGCTGGATCAGCTTGTTGACCCTCTTTGCCCTGTTGGCGATCTGGTGGGCGGTGACTGCTACCGGTCTGATCGAACCGCTGTTCCTGCCGCCACCCTCCGCCGTGCTGCAAAAAGGCTGGCTGCTGGCGACTTCCGGATACATGGATTCCACCTTGTGGCAGCACTTGGGCGCGAGCCTGAGTCGCATCGGTCTGGGCCTGGTCTTTGCGATTCTCACGGCAGTGCCGGTGGGCATCGCCATTGGTGCCAATCGCATCGCCCGGGGTGTGCTCGATCCGCTGATCGAGTTCTACCGACCGATTCCACCGCTGGCCTATCTGCCGCTGATCGTGATCTGGTGCGGCATCGGCGAGCTGTCGAAAGTGCTGCTCATCTATCTGGCGATTTTCGCGCCGATTGCCATCGCCACCGCGACCGGCGTGCGCACCGTAGACCCGGCGAAATTGCGCGCGGCGCAGTCGTTGGGCGCCACTCGCGCGCAACTGATTCGCCATGTGATTTTGCCCAGTGCATTGCCGGATATCCTCACCGGCGTGCGCATCGGCCTGGGGGTGGGCTGGTCAACCCTGGTTGCCGCCGAACTGATCGCCGCCACCAGCGGTTTGGGCTTCATGGTGCAGTCGGCCGCGCAGTTTCTGGTCACCGACGTGGTGGTGCTGGGGATTCTGGTCATTGCCCTGATTGCCTTCGCCATGGAAATGGGCCTGCGCGCGTTGCAACGCAAACTGGTGCCGTGGCACGGCCAGGCGCACTGA
- a CDS encoding MetQ/NlpA family ABC transporter substrate-binding protein, whose translation MKKVLLFTALAAALTASFANAGEKLVVAATPVPHAEILELIKPTLAKEGVDLQIKVFTDYVQPNVQVGEKRLDANYFQTLPYLNSFNQGKYKDDKSKYLVTVQGVHVEPFGGYSSKYKTLAELPDGATIAIPNEGSNSGRALILLQKAGLIELKDPKNAVATPKDIAKNPHNFKFKELESALLPRVLNEVDLDMINTNYALEAKLNPQKDALLIEGADSPYVNFLVAREDNKNSDAIQKLAKALTSPEVKAFIEKKYSGAVLPAF comes from the coding sequence ATGAAAAAGGTTCTGTTGTTTACCGCATTGGCGGCTGCTCTGACGGCTTCTTTCGCCAACGCCGGCGAGAAACTGGTGGTTGCCGCAACGCCGGTGCCACACGCTGAAATCCTTGAGCTGATCAAGCCGACGCTGGCCAAAGAAGGCGTGGATCTGCAAATCAAAGTCTTCACCGACTATGTGCAGCCCAACGTACAGGTTGGCGAGAAGCGTCTGGACGCCAACTACTTTCAGACCCTGCCGTACCTGAACAGCTTCAACCAGGGTAAATACAAGGACGACAAGTCCAAGTACCTGGTGACCGTGCAGGGTGTCCATGTTGAACCATTCGGTGGCTACTCGAGCAAGTACAAGACCCTGGCCGAACTGCCGGACGGCGCGACCATCGCCATCCCCAACGAAGGTAGCAACAGCGGCCGTGCCCTGATCTTGCTGCAGAAGGCCGGCCTGATCGAACTGAAAGACCCGAAAAACGCCGTGGCGACGCCGAAAGACATCGCCAAGAACCCGCATAACTTCAAGTTCAAGGAACTGGAATCGGCGCTGCTGCCACGGGTGCTGAACGAAGTTGATCTGGACATGATCAATACCAACTACGCGCTGGAAGCCAAGCTCAATCCGCAGAAAGACGCGCTGTTGATCGAAGGCGCCGATTCGCCGTACGTGAACTTCCTGGTGGCCCGTGAGGACAACAAGAACAGCGACGCGATCCAGAAACTGGCCAAGGCCCTGACCAGCCCGGAAGTCAAAGCGTTCATCGAGAAGAAGTACAGCGGCGCTGTACTTCCGGCGTTCTGA
- a CDS encoding AAA family ATPase, whose protein sequence is MLNTLAVANYRSINKLVIPLGRLNLITGPNGSGKSNLYRALRLLAETAQGGVVNALAREGGLDSTFWAGPETLSRRMRSGEVAIQSTVRQSVKRLRLGFAGEDFSYSISLGLPEPSQSCFSLDPQIKRECIWAGPVFRPASLLVDRNGPMVRARAERTWEVLAQHTPDFDSLFDQVGSLRGSPEVLQMREFIRRWRFYDHFRSDADAPVRQPQLGTRTPVLHHDGRDLAAALQTIIEIGDPEALQAAISDAFPGARLNIAPLAGGRFAIEFYQEGLLRPLSAAELSDGTLRYLLLVAALLTPRPPTLMVLNEPETSLHPDLLPALARLIIRASQQCQVWVVSHARRLISALQEDPDCNCIVLEKTLGQTGIVGQRVLDEPAWHWPD, encoded by the coding sequence ATGCTCAACACTCTGGCGGTGGCCAATTACCGCTCGATCAATAAATTGGTGATTCCACTGGGCCGGCTGAACCTGATCACCGGGCCCAACGGCAGTGGCAAGTCCAACCTTTACCGGGCCTTGCGCCTGCTGGCGGAAACCGCGCAGGGTGGCGTGGTCAATGCGCTGGCTCGCGAAGGCGGGCTGGATTCGACGTTCTGGGCCGGGCCGGAAACCCTCAGCCGGCGCATGCGCAGCGGCGAGGTGGCCATCCAGTCCACGGTTCGCCAGAGCGTGAAACGTCTGCGCCTGGGGTTTGCCGGGGAAGACTTCAGTTATTCGATCAGTCTGGGTCTGCCGGAACCAAGCCAGTCCTGTTTTTCACTCGATCCGCAAATCAAGCGCGAATGCATCTGGGCAGGCCCCGTGTTTCGCCCCGCGAGCCTGCTGGTCGACCGCAACGGCCCGATGGTCCGCGCCCGCGCCGAGCGCACGTGGGAGGTACTGGCGCAGCACACGCCGGACTTCGACAGCCTGTTCGATCAGGTCGGCAGTCTGCGCGGTTCGCCGGAGGTCCTTCAAATGCGCGAGTTCATCCGTCGCTGGCGCTTTTACGATCACTTTCGCAGCGACGCCGACGCACCGGTGCGTCAGCCACAACTGGGCACCCGCACGCCGGTGCTGCATCACGACGGCAGAGACCTGGCAGCGGCGTTGCAGACGATTATCGAAATCGGCGATCCGGAAGCGCTACAGGCGGCAATCAGCGATGCGTTCCCCGGCGCGCGCTTGAACATCGCGCCGTTGGCCGGTGGCCGTTTTGCCATCGAGTTTTATCAGGAAGGCTTGCTGCGGCCGTTATCGGCGGCGGAATTGTCAGACGGCACGTTGCGTTACCTGCTGCTGGTCGCGGCATTGCTGACACCGCGACCACCGACACTGATGGTGCTGAACGAACCGGAAACCAGCCTGCATCCGGATCTGCTGCCGGCGCTGGCACGCCTGATCATCCGCGCGTCGCAGCAGTGCCAGGTGTGGGTGGTGTCCCATGCGCGGCGATTGATCTCGGCGTTGCAGGAAGATCCGGATTGCAACTGCATCGTGCTGGAGAAGACGCTGGGGCAGACCGGGATTGTCGGGCAGAGGGTGCTGGATGAACCGGCGTGGCATTGGCCTGACTAA
- a CDS encoding transporter substrate-binding domain-containing protein, giving the protein MKTAAFLMPLLSLALLAGCGKTEAPPKPKVASESAAPAGYLDKIKARDKLIVGVFTDKPPFGFVDEAGRYVGFDTDIGRRFAKDLLGDENKVEFVAVEPASRIPFLQSDKVDLILANMTVTPERREAVEFTNPNLKVAVQALVPQGSSVKKLDDLATRTTIVTTGTTADIWLTKNHPDWKLLKFEKNSESLQALANGRGDAYAQDNLVLFSWAKQNPGYRVLEEKLGAEAPIAPAVKKGNVELRDWVNAELAKLGEEKYLLKLYDQYVRKELSDDTRPESVIVEGGKWQG; this is encoded by the coding sequence ATGAAAACTGCCGCTTTTTTAATGCCTCTGCTCAGCCTCGCCTTGCTCGCCGGTTGCGGTAAGACCGAAGCACCGCCCAAACCCAAAGTTGCCAGCGAAAGTGCGGCCCCGGCGGGTTATCTGGACAAGATCAAAGCCCGCGACAAACTGATCGTCGGCGTCTTCACCGACAAGCCACCGTTCGGTTTCGTCGATGAGGCCGGACGCTACGTCGGCTTCGATACCGACATCGGTCGGCGCTTCGCCAAGGACCTGCTCGGCGATGAGAACAAGGTCGAATTCGTGGCCGTGGAACCGGCGAGCCGCATCCCGTTTCTGCAAAGCGACAAGGTCGACCTGATCCTGGCCAACATGACCGTGACCCCGGAGCGCCGGGAAGCGGTGGAATTTACCAACCCGAACCTCAAGGTCGCGGTGCAGGCACTGGTACCGCAGGGCAGCTCGGTGAAAAAACTCGATGACCTGGCGACCCGCACCACCATTGTCACGACCGGCACCACGGCGGATATCTGGCTGACCAAAAACCACCCGGACTGGAAGCTGCTCAAGTTCGAGAAAAATTCCGAGTCGCTGCAAGCTTTGGCCAACGGTCGCGGCGATGCCTATGCGCAGGACAATCTGGTGCTGTTCAGTTGGGCCAAGCAGAACCCGGGCTATCGCGTGCTGGAGGAAAAGCTCGGGGCAGAAGCGCCGATTGCGCCGGCGGTGAAGAAGGGCAATGTCGAGTTGCGTGATTGGGTCAACGCTGAGCTGGCGAAGCTTGGGGAAGAGAAGTATCTGCTCAAGCTGTATGACCAATATGTGCGCAAGGAGCTGAGTGATGACACCCGGCCTGAGAGTGTGATTGTCGAAGGCGGCAAGTGGCAGGGTTAG
- a CDS encoding amino acid ABC transporter ATP-binding protein, whose amino-acid sequence MSALIEFRGFNKFYGEQQVLNGIDLRVQSGEVIVILGPSGCGKSTLLRCLNGLETAHSGSMTFAGRELLDKATDWRDIRQQIGMVFQSYHLFPHMSVLDNLLLGPLKVQKRQRREAQQQAEALLERVGLLDKRDAFPRQLSGGQQQRIAIVRSLCMNPRVMLFDEVTAALDPEMVKEVLQVIQGLAREGMTLLIVTHEMAFARAVADRIVFMDAGRILEQNRPEIFFTNPQTARAQQFLEKFSFVATLPKTNPTKELEPL is encoded by the coding sequence ATGAGCGCATTGATCGAGTTTCGCGGTTTCAACAAATTCTACGGCGAGCAACAGGTGCTCAACGGCATTGATCTGCGCGTGCAGAGTGGCGAGGTCATCGTCATTCTCGGCCCCAGCGGCTGCGGCAAAAGTACCCTGCTGCGCTGCCTCAACGGCCTGGAAACGGCGCACAGCGGCAGCATGACATTCGCCGGGCGCGAACTGCTCGACAAGGCCACCGACTGGCGCGACATCCGGCAGCAGATCGGCATGGTGTTTCAGAGTTACCACCTGTTCCCGCACATGAGCGTGCTCGACAATCTGTTGCTCGGTCCGCTCAAGGTGCAAAAGCGTCAGCGTCGCGAAGCGCAACAGCAGGCCGAAGCCTTGCTGGAGCGCGTCGGCCTGCTGGACAAGCGCGATGCGTTCCCGCGTCAGCTCTCCGGCGGTCAGCAGCAACGCATCGCCATCGTCCGTTCGCTGTGCATGAATCCGCGGGTGATGCTGTTCGACGAAGTCACCGCCGCCCTCGATCCGGAAATGGTCAAGGAAGTGCTGCAGGTCATTCAGGGCCTGGCCCGCGAGGGCATGACCCTGTTGATCGTCACCCATGAAATGGCCTTCGCTCGCGCGGTGGCCGACCGCATCGTGTTCATGGATGCCGGGCGCATCCTTGAACAGAACCGCCCCGAGATTTTCTTTACGAACCCGCAAACCGCACGCGCGCAGCAGTTCCTGGAGAAGTTCTCCTTCGTTGCCACACTGCCCAAAACGAATCCGACAAAGGAACTGGAACCGCTATGA
- the tauD gene encoding taurine dioxygenase, with amino-acid sequence MSTLNITPLSSALGAQIDGVDISQPLNPPTRDAIEQALLKYQVLFFRNQPIEPAQQARFAHYFGDLHIHPIYPNVPEQPEVLILDTAVTDVRDNAIWHTDVTFLPTPAMGAVLSAKLLPAYGGDTLWASGIAAYEALSAPLKSLLEGLTATHDFTRSFPLERYGNTPDALAQWEEARRKNPPLSHPVIRTHPVSGRRSLFVNEGFTSKINELSETESEAILKFLFAHATRPEFTVRWRWQQDDIAFWDNRVTQHYAVDDYRPARRVMQRATVLGDVPFFR; translated from the coding sequence ATGAGCACCCTCAATATCACCCCATTAAGCTCGGCCCTCGGCGCGCAAATCGACGGCGTCGACATCAGCCAGCCGTTGAACCCGCCAACCCGCGACGCCATCGAGCAGGCGCTGCTCAAGTATCAAGTGCTGTTCTTTCGCAATCAGCCGATCGAGCCGGCGCAGCAGGCACGTTTCGCGCATTATTTCGGCGACCTGCACATCCACCCGATCTACCCGAACGTGCCGGAACAACCGGAAGTTCTGATCCTCGACACCGCTGTCACCGACGTGCGTGACAACGCCATCTGGCACACCGACGTGACCTTCCTGCCAACGCCGGCGATGGGCGCGGTGCTCAGCGCCAAGTTGTTGCCGGCGTACGGCGGCGATACCTTGTGGGCCAGCGGCATTGCCGCGTATGAGGCGTTGTCGGCACCGCTGAAAAGCTTGCTTGAAGGCCTGACCGCGACCCACGATTTCACCCGCTCGTTTCCGCTCGAACGCTACGGCAACACGCCCGATGCGCTGGCGCAGTGGGAGGAGGCGCGGCGCAAGAATCCACCGCTGTCACACCCGGTGATTCGCACCCATCCGGTCAGCGGGCGACGTTCGCTGTTCGTCAACGAGGGCTTCACCTCGAAGATCAATGAGCTGTCGGAGACCGAGAGCGAGGCGATCCTGAAGTTTCTCTTCGCCCATGCCACCCGACCGGAATTTACGGTGCGCTGGCGTTGGCAGCAGGACGATATTGCGTTTTGGGACAACCGCGTGACGCAACATTACGCCGTGGATGACTACCGACCGGCGCGGCGAGTAATGCAACGCGCCACGGTGCTGGGCGACGTGCCGTTTTTCCGCTGA
- a CDS encoding alpha/beta hydrolase, translated as MRNESIRYLIVPGWQGSPDDHWQTHWQNSLPNSARVEQADWLTPRREDWVAALAEAIAADSTPVILIAHSLGCITVAHWAATAPLHYLRQVRGALLVAPADVERPACAPALRNFAPIPTDLLPFPSQVVGSDNDAAVSAPRALELARNWGAEAGILAGAGHINVKSGHQRWEQGFAYLYRLQNRMEHHARRRA; from the coding sequence ATGCGCAACGAATCAATCCGCTACCTGATTGTGCCGGGCTGGCAAGGATCGCCAGATGACCATTGGCAAACCCACTGGCAAAACAGCCTGCCCAACAGCGCCCGGGTCGAGCAAGCCGACTGGCTGACGCCGCGCCGCGAAGACTGGGTCGCGGCCCTGGCCGAAGCGATCGCCGCGGACAGCACGCCGGTAATTCTCATTGCGCACAGCCTCGGCTGCATCACCGTTGCCCATTGGGCGGCCACCGCGCCGCTGCACTACCTGCGTCAGGTACGCGGTGCCTTGCTGGTCGCCCCGGCGGATGTCGAACGCCCGGCCTGTGCTCCGGCGCTGCGCAACTTTGCGCCGATTCCCACCGATTTGCTGCCCTTTCCCAGTCAAGTCGTCGGCTCCGACAACGACGCCGCCGTGAGTGCGCCACGTGCGTTGGAGCTGGCGCGCAACTGGGGCGCCGAGGCGGGGATTCTCGCCGGTGCCGGGCACATCAATGTCAAATCCGGGCACCAGCGTTGGGAGCAGGGGTTTGCTTACCTCTACCGCCTGCAAAACCGCATGGAGCATCACGCCCGCCGGCGCGCCTGA
- a CDS encoding amino acid ABC transporter permease, with the protein MASSGLELLWVSLPQLAKGAGQTLSISFLSIAISTVGGVLYGVLRTLNVSWLNAILRVYLELFRAIPVLVWLYLLFFGLPIFLGLSLPSFWCAVLVLSLWGASEVGEVARGALHSLPRGQREAGLSIGLNAAQLYGYVLLPQALKRMTPPTINVYTRIIKTSSLAVLIGVVDVIKVGQQIIERTYESVLIYGALFLFFFFICYPLSAASRVLERRWTQA; encoded by the coding sequence ATGGCCAGTTCGGGTCTTGAGTTGCTTTGGGTGTCGTTGCCGCAATTGGCCAAGGGCGCCGGGCAAACCTTGTCGATCTCGTTTCTGAGCATTGCCATCAGTACCGTCGGCGGCGTGCTCTATGGCGTATTGCGCACACTCAATGTGTCTTGGCTCAACGCAATCCTGCGGGTTTACCTGGAGCTGTTCCGGGCGATCCCGGTGCTGGTCTGGTTGTACCTGCTGTTTTTCGGCCTGCCGATTTTCCTTGGCCTGAGCCTGCCGAGCTTCTGGTGTGCGGTGCTGGTGCTGTCGCTGTGGGGTGCCAGCGAAGTCGGCGAAGTGGCGCGCGGTGCGCTGCATTCCCTGCCGCGCGGGCAACGTGAAGCCGGGCTGTCAATCGGCCTGAACGCCGCGCAGCTTTACGGCTACGTGCTGCTGCCGCAGGCGCTCAAACGCATGACGCCACCCACCATCAACGTCTACACGCGGATCATCAAGACCAGTTCGCTGGCGGTGCTGATCGGTGTGGTCGACGTGATCAAGGTCGGTCAGCAGATCATCGAGCGCACCTACGAATCGGTACTGATCTACGGCGCGCTGTTCCTGTTTTTCTTCTTCATCTGCTATCCGCTCTCGGCCGCCTCGCGCGTGCTGGAGCGGCGCTGGACGCAAGCATGA
- a CDS encoding efflux RND transporter periplasmic adaptor subunit, with the protein MAGPGLKVLMALSAMALLTACGDKKPAQEYLPRVFVQEVEPANYAAAVTLTGDVQARVQTQLSFRVGGKIIQRMVDVGDRVTAKQVLARLDPKDLQTNVDSAQAQVVAEQARVKQAAAAFVRQQKLLPKGYTSQSEYDSAQAALRSSQSALSAAQAQLANARDQLSYTALIADAPGIITERQAEVGQVVQATAPIFSLARDGDRDAVFNVYESLLAERPAERSIVVSLLDNPQIKTTGTVREITPAVSAQSGTVQVKVSLDKLPPGMQLGSVVSATAKGSGKSAVELPWSALTKNISAPAVWMVDGNGEAQLHNVTVGRYLTGKVIISEGLKGGEKVIVAGGQLLHPGMKVEIAENTYKDLQPGAQP; encoded by the coding sequence ATGGCGGGTCCCGGATTGAAAGTGCTGATGGCGTTGAGCGCCATGGCGTTGCTCACCGCTTGCGGCGACAAGAAACCTGCTCAGGAATACTTGCCTAGGGTCTTTGTGCAAGAGGTCGAACCGGCGAACTACGCCGCAGCGGTGACCCTCACCGGTGATGTGCAGGCACGCGTGCAGACGCAATTGTCATTTCGCGTTGGCGGCAAGATCATCCAGCGCATGGTCGACGTCGGCGACCGCGTCACCGCCAAACAGGTGCTGGCCAGACTCGATCCGAAAGATCTGCAGACCAACGTTGATTCCGCCCAGGCCCAGGTCGTCGCCGAACAGGCCCGCGTGAAGCAGGCAGCGGCGGCGTTCGTCCGTCAGCAAAAACTCCTGCCCAAGGGCTACACCAGCCAAAGCGAATACGATTCGGCACAAGCGGCGTTGCGCAGCAGCCAGAGCGCATTGAGCGCGGCGCAGGCGCAATTGGCCAATGCCAGGGACCAGCTCAGCTATACCGCATTGATCGCCGATGCGCCGGGGATTATCACCGAGCGCCAGGCCGAAGTGGGTCAGGTGGTGCAGGCCACCGCACCGATCTTCAGCCTGGCCCGTGATGGCGACCGCGACGCAGTGTTCAACGTTTACGAATCGCTGCTCGCCGAGCGCCCGGCAGAGCGTTCGATTGTGGTCAGCCTGCTCGATAATCCGCAGATCAAAACCACCGGCACAGTGCGCGAGATTACCCCGGCGGTATCGGCGCAATCGGGCACCGTGCAGGTCAAGGTCAGCCTCGACAAACTGCCGCCGGGCATGCAGCTCGGTTCAGTGGTGAGCGCCACGGCCAAAGGCTCGGGCAAATCGGCGGTCGAGCTGCCATGGTCGGCACTGACCAAGAACATCAGCGCGCCGGCCGTTTGGATGGTCGATGGCAACGGTGAAGCGCAATTGCACAACGTCACGGTTGGCCGCTACCTGACCGGCAAAGTCATCATCAGCGAGGGTCTCAAGGGCGGTGAAAAAGTCATCGTCGCCGGTGGGCAATTGCTGCACCCGGGGATGAAAGTCGAAATCGCCGAAAACACCTACAAGGATTTGCAACCGGGAGCGCAACCATGA